Proteins encoded by one window of Arabidopsis thaliana chromosome 2, partial sequence:
- a CDS encoding maternal effect embryo arrest protein (FUNCTIONS IN: molecular_function unknown; INVOLVED IN: biological_process unknown; LOCATED IN: cellular_component unknown; BEST Arabidopsis thaliana protein match is: maternal effect embryo arrest 38 (TAIR:AT3G43160.1).), with amino-acid sequence MLDQDDEWAMKIYRVRGMVDRVREFVDQDEEWSRICRPGVEIVDRVREFVDQDGGTLDQDDEWAMKIYRVRGMVDQKLESSTGSETSSTGSEDSSTRTAGWGWVLRESGQSVGTPFFGSDLGSDRGMVSDIDTRNDRPSGRRDFRRKTFSATFPAIGFVAFFRVFSAVLGQKLMNRRGE; translated from the exons ATGCTCGACCAGGACGATGAATGGGCGATGAAAATCTATCGGGTTAGAGGAATGGTCGACCGGGTCCGAGAATTCGTCGACCAGGACGAGGAGTGGTCGAGGATTTGTCGACCAGGAGTTGAAATCGTCGACCGGGTCCGAGAATTCGTCGACCAGGACGGCGGAACCCTCGACCAGGACGATGAATGGGCGATGAAAATCTATCGGGTTCGAGGAATGGTCGACCAGAAGTTGGAATCGTCGACCGG GTCCGAGACTTCATCGACCGGGTCCGAGGATTCGTCGACCAGGACGGCCGGAT GGGGGTGGGTGTTGAGGGAGTCTGGGCAGTCCGTGGGAACCCCCTTTTTCGGTTCGGACTTGGGTAGCGATCGAGGGATGGTATCGGATATCGACACGAGGAATGACCGACCGTCCGGCCGCCGGGATTTTCGCCGGAAAACTTTTTCGGCGACTTTTCCGGCGATCGGTTTTGTTGCCTTTTTCCGAGTTTTCTCAGCAGTTCTCGGACAAAAACTGATGAATCGTCGAGGAGAATGA